Proteins encoded together in one Urocitellus parryii isolate mUroPar1 chromosome 3, mUroPar1.hap1, whole genome shotgun sequence window:
- the Inhba gene encoding inhibin beta A chain translates to MPLLWLRGFLWASCWIIVRSSPTPGSEGHSAAPDCPSCALATLPKDVPNSQPEMVEAVKKHILNMLHLKKRPDVTQPVPKAALLNAIRKLHVGKVGENGYVEIEDDIGRRAEMNELMEQTSEIITFAESGTARKTLHFEISKEGSDLSVVERAEIWLFLKVPKANRTRTKVTIRLFQQQKHPQGSLDTGDEAEEVGLKGERSELLLSEKVVDARKSTWHIFPVSSSIQRLLDQGKSSLDVRIACEQCQESGASLVLLGKKKKKEEDGDGKKKDGGEGAADEEKEQSHRPFLMLQARQSEDHPHRRRRRGLECDGKVNICCKKQFFVSFKDIGWNDWIIAPSGYHANYCEGECPSHIAGTSGSSLSFHSTVINHYRMRGHSPFANLKSCCVPTKLRPMSMLYYDDGQNIIKKDIQNMIVEECGCS, encoded by the exons ATGCCCTTGCTTTGGCTGAGAGGATTTCTGTGGGCAAGTTGCTGGATTATAGTGAGGAGTTCCCCCACCCCAGGATCCGAGGGGCACAGCGCAGCCCCCGACTGTCCGTCCTGTGCGCTGGCCACCCTCCCAAAGGATGTACCCAACTCTCAGCCAGAGATGGTGGAGGCCGTAAAGAAGCACATTTTAAACATGCTGCATTTGAAGAAGAGACCCGATGTCACCCAGCCGGTGCCCAAGGCGGCGCTTCTGAACGCGATCAGAAAGCTTCATGTGGGCAAAGTGGGGGAGAACGGGTATGTGGAGATTGAGGATGACATTGGAAGGAGGGCAGAAATGAATGAACTTATGGAGCAGACTTCGGAGATCATCACGTTTGCGGAATCAG GCACAGCCAGGAAGACTCTGCACTTTGAGATTTCCAAGGAAGGCAGCGACCTGTCTGTGGTGGAGCGTGCGGAAATCTGGCTCTTCCTGAAAGTCCCCAAGGCCAACAGAACCAGGACCAAAGTCACCATCCGCCTCTTTCAGCAGCAGAAGCACCCACAGGGCAGCTTGGACACGGGGGATGAGGCCGAGGAAGTAGGCTTAAAGGGGGAGAGGAGTGAACTGTTGCTATCTGAGAAGGTGGTGGATGCTCGGAAGAGCACCTGGCACATCTTTCCTGTCTCCAGCAGCATCCAGCGATTGCTGGACCAGGGCAAGAGCTCCCTGGATGTGCGGATTGCCTGTGAGCAGTGCCAGGAGAGCGGCGCCAGCCTGGTGCTCCTgggcaagaagaagaagaaagaagaggacgGGGATGGGAAGAAGAAGGATGGAGGTGAAGGAGCAGCAGATGAGGAGAAGGAGCAGTCACACAGACCCTTCCTCATGCTGCAGGCTCGGCAGTCAGAAGACCACCCTCACCGCCGGCGACGGCGGGGCCTGGAGTGTGACGGCAAGGTCAACATCTGCTGTAAGAAACAGTTCTTTGTCAGCTTCAAGGACATTGGCTGGAACGACTGGATCATCGCTCCCTCGGGCTATCATGCCAACTACTGCGAGGGTGAGTGCCCGAGCCACATAGCAGGCACGTCGGGGTCCTCACTGTCCTTTCACTCGACAGTCATCAACCACTACCGCATGCGGGGTCACAGCCCCTTTGCCAACCTCAAGTCGTGCTGTGTGCCCACCAAGCTGAGACCCATGTCCATGCTGTACTATGACGATGGGCAAAACATCATCAAAAAGGACATTCAGAACATGATCGTGGAGGAGTGTGGGTGTTCCTAG